From the Eptesicus fuscus isolate TK198812 chromosome 19, DD_ASM_mEF_20220401, whole genome shotgun sequence genome, the window TAGGCCTAAATTTCAGTCTGAATCGCAACTTTTAATTCCATTGTCTGATGTGAGTGGttgttatttgtttcttttagtgCATCACCAAAATATAAATCAACATTGGGTTTTATTCCATTGTTACCATGTTCTCCAGCAATATGATTCAACTGTGGAACTTCTGAACATGAAGCAGTTTGGGAAAGCACAGAAATACTACACTGATGTGGGGAATTTTCCAGACGGTCGTTTTCTACCTCAGGAAGAATGTTAACAGTAGCAAAACGGGCATGATAATCATTGGAACCATGGCTACAAGAAGTTTTCATGCTTTCTAGGTCAGAACAACTAAATTCAGAAAAATGACTAGAGTGGGAGTCTGCTACAGATGGCATACTGTCACTGAGGGATGGAGCCTCAAACTCACTTGAGTTCGTGCTTTGTTGTTCCAACAACTGTGCATCCATGTCTTCTCTGGTCTCATTTATCTTCATGTTGCTCTTTTTCCTCAATTTACCGCTTTTTgatttctttcctgttgttgcttCTTTGGACCACTTGGTGGCACTGGATTTACCTTCAGGCAAGCCATTGGATGAACCACCGGGATGACTTCGGGTGGCACTGCCATCCTCCACACTGCTGCTTCCACTGTTGTGCCTGAATTTGGATGGCTTTGATTCAATATCTACTTGCACCTCCATACTGTTACCTTCTCTGAAAAATAAGAGtaacaaatataaatttttaacttccttttaatttttattcagatGACATCAAAGGGTGTCTATGTGAAAAATTCAAAGGCTATATAAAAGCTGCCAGAATAAATTAATGCAAGATACATTCTACTAAAAAAAAGCCCTGTGTGAAATTAAAGGACTATAATACTGTTTCAattgaaagaaaagcaaaacagaagCAGCTACATAAATGTAcctgtttaaagtgtacaattcagtggtttttagtatattcagagttgtcATCAATGACTGCTGCCCTAACTTCTGAACATTTTCATCCTCCCCACAAAAACCCTACACCCATTAAGCAGTTAGTACCCATACTTCCCTCTTCCAAcactggcaaccactgatctactttctgtctctacggATTGGCCTATTCTGGACATCTCACTATTTTCTTTCCCCAGAGAACCTAATAGTTAATAACCATTATTCATGATAATTTTGCCTAATGACAGggataattcttttaaaattaatttttaaaatacttctgaCTTTATAACAATTCGTTCCTTACTTGTCCAATGGGATGTAGGAATTCAGAATGGATCCCGCCATTGCTTTGGTGCTGGCATTATCACTAACGGTTCCCAAGCTGACCGTGCCAGATTCTCCACTTAGACTGCACCGTTCTTTCTGTACATCTGCTTGTACTTCCAACCTTAAGAGGGAAATAccagataaaaacagaaaatacatagAATATCAGCACTATTATAAcatgtaccttttaaaaatatatgtttttattgattttttttagagaggaagggagagggatagatagaaaaatcgatgagagagaaacatcatcaattggctgcctgctgcatgccccctactggggatcaagcctgcaacccaggcatgtgccttgaccaggaatcaaaccagtgacctcctcttggttcatgggtagatactcaatcactgagccactccagcggGGCTAtaatatgtatcttttttttgttgtcgttaatcctcacctgaggatattttttttgttgattgttagagggagtggaagggaggaggagagacagagagataaacattgatgtgatagagagatatcactggttgcctcccccatgggcctgaccagggctggggattgagcctgcaactgaggtacatgcccttgacctgggactcttcagtctgtgggatgacactttatccactgagacaaaccagctagggcataacaTGTTTCTTCAAGTAATTCAGTTAAGAGCCCTAGTAATAATAAGCTATTTTAGAAGCTActatacacattatttttaaagtttctttttactTGATTATTCAAATTCCACTGCAGTGCACTGAAGAGTACCAGCAGTccaaatgaaatgagaaaaattagtTGTCTGCCAAGTAAGGCAGCAACAGAATAGCACAAAAACATAAAGGGGTTCAAGTTAAATAGGCTATGTTATTTTCACTCAGGATGTGGCACTTTGCTTGGCAGGTTCAGTGCAAaacacaaatacattaaaaaccatTCTTCATGAAAGATCAGTGAATCAAAAAATCCTGGGCATCTATATGTTAAAAATGGCTCTATAAATTTAACACCCAAGtctttaaaaaagacataatatAGATCACTATAACTTAAGAGTTTGTGTTTAAAAGCAAACTACCTAAAAATAAGATAAGTATGAccaatttatcttttaattcatgtactatcttcattttaaaagaagctAATAAACAGGTAAAGAATAGCAAATAAAGAGGAAACAAGGGAAGAtaaaaaatgctttaatttcTCCTATTTATCTCTATGGCTGTTGGTAAAAGActtggtgagaattaaatgtgttAAATAAAAGGACCCAAGCGGACGCCCCCAGTCTCAGTCAAGCATTCCCGAGCATCctgactccccactccctccgcTCTCAGCCAAGCCAAGGTCTCATTTCCTAAGATCCAGCTGTCCCCTCCAGAGACAAGGTCCACGCCACGCACTGCCTTTACTGTGCTCACTGAAGCACCTCCAGCATTCAAACATAACTACTGACAAAGGCAGCAAAACACATGGCAAAATGATGTCTTAATTTTTACCTCATCATAGGTATATTCTTACAGGAAATCCAAACAAGTAAAAATCTCCTTATTCGCTGTTTACCAATAATTTCATTTCTTAGCATTAATTTTTTCAACCCTGACACAGTAGGGAAATATGTAATCATGTTCAAAATTCTCCTCATCAAATTAATAATCTGAGTTAACAGAAGGCAAACACGTAACAAAACAAAGCACATTTTCTTACCTGTTGAAGCAGTTGACCATGGCGCTTCCAGACAGACTCCCCGTTATGCTGGCTCCAGCCAGTGCCATGGTGCTGGCCGTTTCACTCAGATTGTCGCGAATGGCTCCGATGCGATCCATGTGGCTTCCACTTGCACTCAAGCTGCCAGTCAGACCCCCAACACTTCCCTCCCCTATACTCGGGTTGTGTCTTGCTTCTGCTACTGAAGTTGTGTCTAAATgcaaatatttcaaagaaattaaGTAAGTATAATTATTAACATCCCTCTTCTTAAATTCCTCCATGATTTTAGATAGGGCATTTtatcatataaattataaaatatacacaggaagagaaaaaaatgtctgaggtagggacACATAACTATGGGGTAAGAGTAAAGGGAAATATCTGAGAGAATACAGATGGATTAACAACTGGCCCTCAGTtttagtcactttttaaaaaaaattctcacccaaggatatttttccattgccttttagagagagtggaagggagggagggagagagagcgagagagagagtgaaagagaggaagagaaacactgaAGTGAGAGACAttttaattggttgcctcccagtcctgccctgggggtcagacctgcatcccaggtatgcgccactgaccagggatcaaacccgagaCTCTTTGGTTcgtggactgatgctctaactgctgagccagactggccaggacTTTTTTAATCCAGAAGATTGAGGAATTCTATAAAAAAAACTGAGTGTTGAAAAATTAAGCTAACTTTGGAGGAAAATTATATGACAGTTTTTAATAAGGGTGTCATATAATGAGTTTATTATTCGCTAGGTCAGTAAGAATGAGCCAAAGTTGCTATCTAGATATATTCCATGGTTCCAATTGTCTACAAAGTACTACAAAATCTGATTCCACTATATTTCAATCTTACAGTACTTTTCACATGCTTTGTACTGATGGATTCATTTATTTGCTCTAATCTGGGTTCCTATTACACTTACccagcactgttctaagcactagGGACATAGTGGATCAAAGAGACAAACACACTGCCCTTAAGAATCTTATATTCTAGTTGgggaaagcaataaataaaattatataataataaatgctatgagaaaaaataaagcagagtaaaAGGGAGTGAGAAAAAGGCAGCGAGAGTGATGAGGAGTGTGTGCATACCTGTGGGCTACTTTACATAGTGTGAtcagagaaggcctctctgaTAAAGTAACACTTGTAGAGACTCAAAGAAAGTGAAGGAGTGAGCCACAAAATGACCTTTGGGAAGAGTAAAGCAGGCAATAGGAACTTCAAGTGTAAAAGCCTAGAAGTGGAAGTGTTCTGGGCACCCTCAAACACATCAGGAACGGTGGTATAAAACAGGAGAATGATAAGAAATGAGTTGAGATACAGCCTGGGACAGATCACGTGGGGTTATAAGGACTTCGGATTTTTTCCTCCCAGTATAGTTACTATAACTGTATTCAGGATAGGAAAGACATGATcgaagttatattttatttatttatttatttatttatttatttatttatttatttattatgttgttattgatttcagagaggaagggagagagagatagaaacatcaatgatgagagagaatcattgataggctgcctcctgcacgtcccttactgggaatcaagcccacaacctgggcgtgtacCCTTCACTGGAACCAAcataggacccttcagtctgcaggccaacgctctatccattgagccaaaccaaccagggctgagTTATGTTTTAGAAGTATCATTATGACTGCATAGTAGAATAGGAAGTGGAAACTGAGAAGCTGATAGATCAGTTAAGAGGCTATTACGATAGTCCAGGAAATAGGATAGTAGTAGCTTAGATTAATAGAATAGCAGTGGGGAGGGTAAGAGTGGTTAGATTATGGCTAAATTTTGAAGAAAGTAGCAGAATTTACTGATGGATCAGATGCAGCAtaagaagggaagagggggagtcATCATAAGTGAAGGTTTTTAGCCCAAGCAACAGCAAGAATGGAGAAGCTACTTAATGAGGGGAAGATAATGGAAAGAACAACAGATTTTAGAGTGAAATGTTTGGTTACAGATAATTTAAGCTTCAAATTCTCATTAGACATTCAAGTATAGATTAAAGAAAAGAGATGTACAAGTGTGAAGTTTAGAGGAGAGTTCTAGCCTAGATACAAATTTAAGAGCAGGAgtctataaattatttaatagatGAGAATACCTAGGGAGTGAGTGTAGATAAAGAAGTCTGAGAACTGAGAAACTCCAAAATCTAGAGGTTGGGAGAGAAAACTGAACCAGCAAAGAAGACTGGGAAGATGTGGCCAGGAGATATGATGAGATAAAGAAAATGGTTTAGAAATGAGGGCACAGTCTACCAAGCCAGGTGTACTCTTATATTAAGATGAAAACCAAGAATTTACCAATATACTTTGTAACACAGAGGTCTGCTCTGTTAGAGTGGTAGAAATCAAATGCTGGAGTGATAGGGACTAAAATCTGATTGGAGTGAGTAGTTCAAGAGGGAATGGGAGGTAAGAAAGTGAACATTATCTTTGTATATTTGCCTGACAAATTTCTATAACAATTGCTGGACTATAAAACATGTACATGCTTTAAGGTTTATTAACTTACACTTCTACTGGCAGCACATGAGGCCTTTTCATTCTCCAGTGATTGttctaattcatttttctttgaataaCACTGGGTTGATACTCATTTGCcatctgtatttcttcttttatgaacTGTATTACTCTTCATAtcttttttcttactgatttgcaATGTTTCAGGCAAACTTAATATTAAAATTCTAGAATTTCTATTACATTATGTTTCCACTAGAAACTATTCCACCTTCTTTCATCCGCTCACCTCTCCTTGGCAGTTCATTTCCCGATGTACTTCTAGATGAATACTACTGGGCCCAGTGAAAGGAGGGTAATGGAAATTCTGATGTCATGTTGTCTACAGCCTCCCCCTACTTAAAGTATTAGTAAGTACAttaatttcccttcctttccttaaaGGACTTACCTACAGCTGTGTTATTTCCACCAACATTGATATCATTTTCATCATCAAATTCAATTCTGACTCCTTTTCCATTGCCTGCTGAGACTCCACAACCTCCACTTCGACAGAGAGAAATTGGAACAACGCCGTAGACATAAGCTAACATAATAGGAACACCAATACCTAAAGagaaattatattaattattataaaccaaaaactaaatcaCAGAAACCTGAGCTGCAGAAAGTCTTTTCGAGAGACGGTGTACAGGAGGTAAATCCAAAAGTGGATTTACCTAGCTGTTTGGGGACACAAGCAAATTCAAAGGTTCTAGCCTTTCAGGTGACATAcatgaagaggaaaaaagatgTAAATCTTTTCAAGTGCCAGAGTTCTGAACTgtattgggggagggaggaaagggtaTCTGCCCTAGTAGTTACCAACTATCCCAAGGCTGGGCTCTTGAGCCTATAATACCTTAACCAACATAATTACTAAATGAGCAGCTTTCAGTAGGTTCAGCTTAAATGATCTtaaaataacttctttaaaattcaataatataatgttttattttttaacatccttctacaaaactttaattttataaattctgaGGTCATTAGTATTTTTAAGCATTTTCTTACCTACTGTTACTGCAGCTACAACTGGAGATACGATTACAGACAATGTCACACCACCTGCTATAGCCAAATTCCGTTTGTGCTTGGAAATGTCCTTGCCTTCATATCGATTGTGAatcttgaattaaaaataaatacaggggtgggagattaaagagaaaatatattacatacttatttaaatgaaaaagaccCACATTTGCTAAAGTTTAAGGTgatatttcttataatttcatAGTTAAGATTCAAGGTAAACATTATTGTTCTTAGACCATATTCTTACATAATTTGCTCCTTATTAATGTGCTTACATAATAGAGTGATTTAATAGATTTTATACTTTGTGTTTACAAGTAGTCTTTGTAATTTTACACAAAAACAGTATAATCATGTTTTTAGCaaagaaggaattaaaagtattatttctaACATAGCTATGAGTTGGATATTTGACTAATAGGATTACTTTTACAAAATTTAGCATTCCTCAGGTTTCCTTCCAAATAAGCATCCCTAAACAATAATAATTGGCTCATAAGGGTGGTTTCCacaacctttttaaaaactgaccttTAAAAGCAGTACTAATAAGCAAACATCACTAAGTAGAATCAACTTTTTCCTCAGATCcctttttatgaagaaaaatattaccaAAGACTCAGGATCCTAGGTTTTCATTTATAGCTCAGAGTaagggggtagagagagaaagagagagaataaactaTACCGTCAGAAGACAGGTGTTGGATCTACTTAGCTTCTTTGTACTGTAAAGGTGTTACCAGACAGAATTTAATATCACTATGAAAGTGGCTTGTGAGATATAATATGTACTTTGGGAAATAGCTCAGTATCTTTATTCTCATGGTTTGCAAGGACTAAAGCTAATAAGTAAATTTTTCCTTGTTTCAAGACAGATTCAAAGAGCCTCAAAAGTGTACAGGTagtctttcaaataaaatatctgaCTTATAAACAATATTTCAGATGAAGCTTTAAGAAACCTATTCTTATTATGTGGTTATTTGGAAGGCTCTAAAAGTACAAGGAGTATCATAGGATATATTAAACAGTGATAAAGTTGGGGTGGGAAAGTGGGCAAAGCATGCACTGacaaagaatatttatatttccCCACCAAATCCTGTTTCCCAGCACTGACTGTATGTCCCCAGGGAATGGGCCTCTACATTTTCCTAAACGGTCCATGTAGACAGAGACTACAGACCTTCCCAAGGGACCTTTCATTATTCTTCAATTCTGCAACCAATTCCTGCTGCTCCTCACTCCTACTCCTGGAATAAACTTAGCACTGAAGCAGGGAAAAGCCCAAGCTAAATCTGATGGGAGTAGACTCTGGAAGGCAGGCCGCCAGGGGAAAGGAGTCTTTCAGAAAAGTTTGCATCCTCAAGCACCAATGTTCAATTACAGTTATTGTATCATCCCGTTAGTTCTGGTTcaacttttgtttatttatttgctattttgtcccacattttctatttgttattataaataaaggctcagcttttAGGTACTTTATCAACTTAATAGGTCTTCCTGGGCTGGTTTGTGTGCCTGAGCCCCACAGAACATGGTTTCGGTGGAAAACTAAGTCATCACCTTGCAACCCTTTGAGTACATGTTTGAAAAAAGGAGACTTGTGACAATGAGGTAAACAATCTCTCCTCTATAAATTATTTGTATATGTGTGCAGTATAAgagtctctctttcccttctgctTCAAAGTATCAAATAAACAGTTTTGTTTTCAGTAAAGCCTTGCTTTGGATAATACATAAAAAGTTATGACAATCAGCTATTATGTTTGGGACAATTTAAGTTTAGTTACATCAATCTTCTAAAATAGACATTTGACTCATAAATATGTTTCTCTTATGAACCaaagctaatttaaaaatagcatgtaTTGTTATTTTTCTGGTTATTACAGTAATATATgttgaatataaaaaaatttgGCTGTTATATGAAAGAGGCTCAGCCTTGCCTTGAGTTTGGTCCTAACAGTCAGAActataattaaacaaaataatccagattcaacataagaattttctAACAATTACAGCTACCTGGCAACAGAATGGGCAGCCTCAGGAGCTGGTGGTTTCCCATCAATGAAGTACCCAAATGGCTAGACTGACATTTATCAGGGATCTTACCTACAGAATTTGTGCatctgggtttaaatcccagctctgcttcttTCTGTGTAATTAAGATAAATTACATAAACCTCAATATTCTAACACATAAATTGCTGTGAGGTTAAAATGAGTTGAAATACATAAAACACCTACCACACAGTAAGGACTCCcatcctccttttaaaaaatcctatactTTGTTCTGCTTAGCGTtagataatttctaaaattacttCTCAATTCTGAGATTCTATTAATTTAGATAGCAGCAAACTTCTTTGTCACTTCATAAATTATCCCTTTAacctttcaaaaaattatttgcttACCACTCATAGGCAAGTGGTAAGTATTGGTGTTTGGACTTTCACAAAATTGTTAACAATCTATAACAAGtgtatttattaactagaggcccggtacacaaaatttgtgcactggtgggggggggggcgcattcctcagcctggcctgcgccttttcacagtctgggagcccttgggggatatctgactgccagcttaggggagcgggcctaagttgtcagtcgacatccttagtgctgctgcagaggcaggagaggctcctgccaccaccgctgcgctaaccagctgtgagcccagcttctggctgagctgtgctccccctgtgggagagcaatgaccaccaggggacagctcccgTGTTggatgtctgccccctggtggtcagtgagcatcatagcgattggtcgttacgctgttcagtctatttgcatattagccttttattatataggaggatagcaGCAAACTAAGGGGTAGAAAAAGCTTTGAACTgaagttgaaaataatttaaaaaactggcTAATTATTCTTTACCTGAGGACATATATTATTTAGCCATTAACTTTTTATAGACTTGACTATACAAGGATATACCCATGAGAAAAATGGGCAGGTATGTATTTGTTAGTACTTTATACTTAAAGTTCATTTACAATGAAAATGCACTAAAGTTTTCCAATTCAGATAACATTAAAACAATTCTACTTTTAAGCATCCATATGAGCTTGCCAAACACTAAAAATTTACTGCCTtatgaaaaaaatagtaattgtTCTATAATGAAGATACTAAAAATGACCTgtctttcaaaacaaaataaaacaaaaacagtcctagtcagttcggctcagtggatagaacatcagcccatggactgaagggtccagtcccggtttcaattccagtcaagggctcgtacctctgttgcaggcttgaccctAGACCTGGtttgggcatgtgtgggaggcaaccaattgatgtctctctctcacatcatgtttctctctctgtgtctctgcccctcccttccactctctctaaatatcaatgggaaaaatatcctcaggctgagaattaacaaataaacaaataaacaaacaaaataaaaaaaaaaaaagcaaaaatcatcAACCCTAAACCTAAAGATTTAGAATAGATAATGAACTAACAAGGACTTATGCATTTTACCTTGCGGCCCACGTATACAGGAATACCAATAATCATTGCAGGGATAGCAATGCCAGCTATTAAAGCAATTCCTACAGGAGCACCAACGAGTGTTCCCAGCTGCCACAGTATTTTCTTCTTTCGGCTCCAGGGTTTCTTCCCCCAAAAAGTACATCCTGATGGACTAATGGAAAAAATTATAATGCTAAGTAACAGCTGCAAAACATCACAACAAATTACTACAATACAGTAACGTAATAACTATAAAAGAAGACTTTCTCATACTTAGAAAtaagattttccctttctttaaatTGAGTTCATTAAAAGCCAAAATATCATGGTAAGTATCaccataaattatatttaaaagatacTGATAAATGGGATTTAGTTCAAATATCTCTAGACTTCCATTAGCCTCAAAACTTTAGTTTTTGAAgagtatattaatattaaaaaatgcttattttatcCCTGTTTTAGATATATAGTTATCTGATTATATCATAAACTCACACTGTAGCCTAAATGAAGAAATTTATCTAtgagaaaattaaatggaaagatTTATGACCTAGCATAATTACATGGAGTATTAAATACTagttttctagttttaaaaaaaggaaaaaaatgttttccatttttgaCTAGTTATTAATCCCAAATGAATAACACAATatggtttcttttaaatttatgtaaCTAGAATAAACAAGACCCCATAAATCCTGTATAAAAATGCTTAGAATAACACTTTAAAAAGTCCTTTTGTCTTATAATGTAAAATGATATTTAGATAGCAATAGCTCCTTCAATATACTTACCTTAGATAATGTAAATCTGAGATTTCTTTCATACACAACCAACAAAACTCACAACCACAGACAGCACATGTCATGTGATTACAGCTCCCATCattcatctttattatataagcaGCACATCGTGGACATGGTTTTATATCATCAGCTATTGGGAAAATAAATAGACATGCTTAGTATGTAAAATTGGTCTAAAAAAACAATTTCTATTGGATAATCAATTGTAgcactgccaaaaaaaaaaacagtatcatGTACAGTTTGTTAGCTATAGCTTCAGCCCACTATTTttagtatataattttttcttccattctgagaaaaggaacatattttaca encodes:
- the RNF19A gene encoding E3 ubiquitin-protein ligase RNF19A isoform X2, yielding MQEQEISFISKYNEGLCVNTDPDSLLMSILDMSLHRQMGSDRDLQSSASSVSLPSVKKAPKKRRISIGSLFRRKKDNKRKSRELNGGVDGIASIESIHSEMCTDKNSIFSTNTSSDNGLTSINKQIGDFIECPLCLLRHSKDRFPEIMTCHHRSCVDCLRQYLRIEISESRVNISCPECTERFNPHDIRLILSDDVLMEKYEEFMLRRWLVGDPDCRWCPAPDCGYAVIAFGCASCPKLTCGREGCGTEFCYHCKQIWHPNQTCDAARQERAQSLRLRTIRSSSISYSQESGAAADDIKPCPRCAAYIIKMNDGSCNHMTCAVCGCEFCWLCMKEISDLHYLSPSGCTFWGKKPWSRKKKILWQLGTLVGAPVGIALIAGIAIPAMIIGIPVYVGRKIHNRYEGKDISKHKRNLAIAGGVTLSVIVSPVVAAVTVGIGVPIMLAYVYGVVPISLCRSGGCGVSAGNGKGVRIEFDDENDINVGGNNTAVDTTSVAEARHNPSIGEGSVGGLTGSLSASGSHMDRIGAIRDNLSETASTMALAGASITGSLSGSAMVNCFNRLEVQADVQKERCSLSGESGTVSLGTVSDNASTKAMAGSILNSYIPLDKEGNSMEVQVDIESKPSKFRHNSGSSSVEDGSATRSHPGGSSNGLPEGKSSATKWSKEATTGKKSKSGKLRKKSNMKINETREDMDAQLLEQQSTNSKRKKGRRRKKHQCERQQNIDQLPLAHPLRGSSLKPRHALESNR
- the RNF19A gene encoding E3 ubiquitin-protein ligase RNF19A isoform X4 encodes the protein MQEQEISFISKYNEGLCVNTDPDSLLMSILDMSLHRQMGSDRDLQSSASSVSLPSVKKAPKKRRISIGSLFRRKKDNKRKSRELNGGVDGIASIESIHSEMCTDKNSIFSTNTSSDNGLTSINKQIGDFIECPLCLLRHSKDRFPEIMTCHHRSCVDCLRQYLRIEISESRVNISCPECTERFNPHDIRLILSDDVLMEKYEEFMLRRWLVGDPDCRWCPAPDCGYAVIAFGCASCPKLTCGREGCGTEFCYHCKQIWHPNQTCDAARQERAQSLRLRTIRSSSISYSQESGAAADDIKPCPRCAAYIIKMNDGSCNHMTCAVCGCEFCWLCMKEISDLHYLSPSGCTFWGKKPWSRKKKILWQLGTLVGAPVGIALIAGIAIPAMIIGIPVYVGRKIHNRYEGKDISKHKRNLAIAGGVTLSVIVSPVVAAVTVGIGVPIMLAYVYGVVPISLCRSGGCGVSAGNGKGVRIEFDDENDINVGGNNTAVDTTSVAEARHNPSIGEGSVGGLTGSLSASGSHMDRIGAIRDNLSETASTMALAGASITGSLSGSAMVNCFNRLEVQADVQKERCSLSGESGTVSLGTVSDNASTKAMAGSILNSYIPLDKEGNSMEVQVDIESKPSKFRHNSGSSSVEDGSATRSHPGGSSNGLPEGKSSATKWSKEATTGKKSKSGKLRKKSNMKINETREDMDAQLLEQQSTNSKQP
- the RNF19A gene encoding E3 ubiquitin-protein ligase RNF19A isoform X1 produces the protein MQEQEISFISKYNEGLCVNTDPDSLLMSILDMSLHRQMGSDRDLQSSASSVSLPSVKKAPKKRRISIGSLFRRKKDNKRKSRELNGGVDGIASIESIHSEMCTDKNSIFSTNTSSDNGLTSINKQIGDFIECPLCLLRHSKDRFPEIMTCHHRSCVDCLRQYLRIEISESRVNISCPECTERFNPHDIRLILSDDVLMEKYEEFMLRRWLVGDPDCRWCPAPDCGYAVIAFGCASCPKLTCGREGCGTEFCYHCKQIWHPNQTCDAARQERAQSLRLRTIRSSSISYSQESGAAADDIKPCPRCAAYIIKMNDGSCNHMTCAVCGCEFCWLCMKEISDLHYLSPSGCTFWGKKPWSRKKKILWQLGTLVGAPVGIALIAGIAIPAMIIGIPVYVGRKIHNRYEGKDISKHKRNLAIAGGVTLSVIVSPVVAAVTVGIGVPIMLAYVYGVVPISLCRSGGCGVSAGNGKGVRIEFDDENDINVGGNNTAVDTTSVAEARHNPSIGEGSVGGLTGSLSASGSHMDRIGAIRDNLSETASTMALAGASITGSLSGSAMVNCFNRLEVQADVQKERCSLSGESGTVSLGTVSDNASTKAMAGSILNSYIPLDKEGNSMEVQVDIESKPSKFRHNSGSSSVEDGSATRSHPGGSSNGLPEGKSSATKWSKEATTGKKSKSGKLRKKSNMKINETREDMDAQLLEQQSTNSSEFEAPSLSDSMPSVADSHSSHFSEFSCSDLESMKTSCSHGSNDYHARFATVNILPEVENDRLENSPHQCSISVLSQTASCSEVPQLNHIAGEHGNNGIKPNVDLYFGDALKETNNNHSHQTMELKVAIQTEI
- the RNF19A gene encoding E3 ubiquitin-protein ligase RNF19A isoform X3, yielding MQEQEISFISKYNEGLCVNTDPDSLLMSILDMSLHRQMGSDRDLQSSASSVSLPSVKKAPKKRRISIGSLFRRKKDNKRKSRELNGGVDGIASIESIHSEMCTDKNSIFSTNTSSDNGLTSINKQIGDFIECPLCLLRHSKDRFPEIMTCHHRSCVDCLRQYLRIEISESRVNISCPECTERFNPHDIRLILSDDVLMEKYEEFMLRRWLVGDPDCRWCPAPDCGYAVIAFGCASCPKLTCGREGCGTEFCYHCKQIWHPNQTCDAARQERAQSLRLRTIRSSSISYSQESGAAADDIKPCPRCAAYIIKMNDGSCNHMTCAVCGCEFCWLCMKEISDLHYLSPSGCTFWGKKPWSRKKKILWQLGTLVGAPVGIALIAGIAIPAMIIGIPVYVGRKIHNRYEGKDISKHKRNLAIAGGVTLSVIVSPVVAAVTVGIGVPIMLAYVYGVVPISLCRSGGCGVSAGNGKGVRIEFDDENDINVGGNNTAVDTTSVAEARHNPSIGEGSVGGLTGSLSASGSHMDRIGAIRDNLSETASTMALAGASITGSLSGSAMVNCFNRLEVQADVQKERCSLSGESGTVSLGTVSDNASTKAMAGSILNSYIPLDKEGNSMEVQVDIESKPSKFRHNSGSSSVEDGSATRSHPGGSSNGLPEGKSSATKWSKEATTGKKSKSGKLRKKSNMKINETREDMDAQLLEQQSTNSTLRGGTHLHFTVGKTEAQRC